In Anopheles gambiae chromosome 2, idAnoGambNW_F1_1, whole genome shotgun sequence, a single window of DNA contains:
- the LOC1276784 gene encoding anion exchange protein 2 isoform X4: protein MSKIIPILKFKAKGFLTSNDDPNEVHLDDEIERVFGTTAEKERFELNRLQDEVILDNSPLKYDEAHRVPDSADATSSASNNNNNNNNSSSTISNNKPSASSNEQQGRSKPVAASPPTTTPTSPISFSSKSEPTDTKLSSTANNTTLADNTSNDFSETVHDEPVVDQGTVQGEQWDTSARRNVHFDKDNKGAPIEGLPLEDTNEERRRRTEKLLQSKPVRSKRRHHPHKSRKFSLQEYHPEWRRQSGTEGGPTGRRISVQPEDATLQEADIDELTSHRSDDPRALRRHKVSAQSGASLVNINRKEAAPPLQHLLPSSKYKKMYDHSPHEVFVQLDELTGSGEDREWKETARWIKYEEDVEEGADRWGRPHVASLSFHSLLNLRRCLETGVVLMDLEEKDLPSVAYRVVEQMVVDELIHEDDKAVIMRALLLRHRHVNESSHGGFSFGPKRKYSSYTSLQSLSMRAEDGGNGEVIVGVRRLNSFVSPTQSYTLSPPSLHPNSVYGQSPNLSSRNHHTHHQQQPAHQPAKDQQRHQRHASGPHRCRRSGSQDSSSTATAAAAPVTLTTVTSAVGMRRNNSPLSLTVSVDDKKPRIVPATEINGHGGGHGETRINISEETYTSSQEDIKMRTQKESILKRIPEGAEATTVLVGAVDFLEQPTIAFVRLAEGIPMPSITEVPIPVRFLFILLGPQKTELDYHEVGRSIATLMSNEHFHDIAYKADDRRELLSAINEFLDDSIVLPPGKWERQALLPFEELKAKSDMIRLRKKKALDEKIKSKQSQLLTSEEEKKLLAAAGGAGDGGGGGDGKKPPKNPLEKTNRLWGGLINDIKRRYPMYKSDIMDGLNTETLAATIFMYFAALSTAITFGGLSSDKTHNLIGISETLVSASMVGLVFHLLAGQPLVIIGTTGPLLLFDEALNQFCISNDFSFLTVRVYVGCWLAVIALVVSAFEGSVYVRLFTRFTQEIFSALITLIYIVETVMKLLSVYKRHPLLAEYLYKNVTEPQPLPMPYLEEERNGTTPTSELLAESLTTAVNGTIAMAQDAANLLIPEDGTGPLNRPNTALFCTILTLGTFSLAYYLKLFRNSHFLGRNARRALGDFGVPISIALFVLVDYMIPQVYTEKLSVPEGLSPSDETRRGWIIPLGGVPGWMPFVAGIPALLVYILIFMETHISELIVDKPERGLKKGSGLHMDIVLLCFLNTVCGFFGMPWHCAATVRSVTHVSAVTIMSRTHAPGDAPHITDVKEQRISGFFVSLMVGLSVTMAPILRLIPMSVLFGVFLYMGIASMSGVQFFERLRLYLMPVKHHPQVPFVRRVPTWKMHLFTFVQILALAMLWAVKSSPFSLAFPFFLIMMVPIRKQLESIFSPLELRALDGSQPNEGAEDEPDFYEQAPIPA from the exons ATGAGCAAAATAATTccgattttaaaattcaaagcCAAAGGATTTTTG ACAAGCAACGATGACCCGAACGAGGTCCACCTGGACGACGAAATCGAGCGCGTGTTCGGTACGACCGCCGAGAAGGAACGTTTCGAACTGAACCGGCTGCAGGACGAAGTCATCCTGGACAACTCGCCGCTCAAGTACGACGAAGCGCACCGCGTCCCGGACAGCGCGGACGCCACGTCCAGtgcgagcaacaacaacaacaacaacaacaacagcagcagcaccatcagcaacaacaagcCCTCCGCCAGCAGCAATGAGCAGCAGGGCCGCAGCAAGCCGGTTGCGGCGTCACCGCCGACCACCACCCCGACCAGCCCGATCTCGTTCTCGTCCAAGAGCGAGCCGACCGACACGAAACTCTCGTCCACCGCGAACAACACCACGCTAGCGGACAACACGTCGAACGATTTCAGCGAAACCGTGCACGACGAGCCGGTGGTCGATCAGGGCACGGTGCAGGGCGAACAGTGG GACACCAGCGCCAGAAGGAATGTGCACTTTGACAAAGACAACAAGGGAGCGCCGATCGAGGGTTTGCCGCTAGAGGACACTAACGAGGAGCGCCGGCGGCGTACCGA GAAACTGCTGCAAAGCAAACCCGTCCGAAGCAAAAG ACGGCATCATCCGCACAAATCGCGGAAGTTTTCGCTGCAAGAGTACCACCCCGAATGGCGACGGCAGAGCGGTACCGAGGGTGGCCCGACCGGGCGCCGCATCTCGGTCCAGCCAGAGGATGCGACGCTGCAGGAGGCCGACATCGACGAGCTGACGTCGCACCGGTCGGACGATCCGCGGGCCCTGCGCCGCCACAAGGTCAGTGCCCAGTCGGGCGCGTCGCTGGTGAACATCAACCGGAAGGAGGCGGCGCCGCCGCTCCAGCACCTGCTGCCCTCGAGCAAGTACAAGAAGATGTACGACCACAGCCCGCACGAGGTGTTCGTGCAGCTGGACGAGCTGACGGGCAGCGGGGAGGACCGGGAGTGGAAGGAGACGGCCCGCTGGATCAAGTACGAGGAGGACGTGGAGGAGGGCGCGGACCGGTGGGGCCGGCCGCACGTCGCCTCCCTGTCGTTCCACTCGCTGCTCAATCTGCGCCGCTGCCTCGAGACGGGCGTCGTGCTGATGGACCTGGAGGAGAAGGATCTGCCCTCGGTGGCGTACCGCGTGGTGGAGCAG ATGGTCGTTGATGAGCTGATCCACGAGGATGATAAGGCGGTCATCATGcgagcgctgctgctgcgccatcGCCACGTCAACGAAAGCTCGCACGGTGGATTTTCCTTCGGGCCGAAGCGGAAGTACAGCAGCTACACGAGCCTGCAG TCCCTGTCGATGCGGGCCGAGGACGGTGGCAACGGGGAGGTGATCGTGGGCGTCCGGCGCCTCAACTCGTTCGTAAGCCCCACCCAAAGCTACACGCTCAGTCCGCCCTCGCTGCACCCGAACTCGGTGTACGGCCAGAGCCCGAACCTTTCCTCCCGGAACCACCACACCCACCATCAGCAACAGCCGGCGCATCAGCCGGCCAAGGATCAGCAGCGCCACCAGCGGCACGCATCCGGTCCGCACCGGTGCCGGCGGTCCGGCAGCcaggacagcagcagcacggcgaCAGCCGCGGCAGCACCGGTGACCCTAACCACGGTCACCAGTGCCGTTGGTATGCGACGAAATAACTCACCTTTATCGCTGACAGTT AGTGTGGATGACAAGAAGCCACGCATCGTACCGGCGACCGAGATCAACGGGCACGGCGGTGGCCACGGTGAGACGCGCATCAACATCAGCGAGGAAACGTACACCTCCTCGCAGGAGGACATCAAGATGCGCACGCAGAAGGAATCCATCCTGAAGCGCATCCCCGAGGGGGCGGAAGCGACGACCGTCCTCGTCGGTGCGGTCGACTTTCTCGAGCAGCCCACGATCGCGTTCGTCCGCCTGGCGGAAGGTATCCCGATGCCCAGCATTACGGAGGTCCCGATCCCGGTGCGCTTCCTGTTCATTCTGCTCGGGCCGCAGAAGACGGAGCTGGACTACCACGAGGTCGGCCGGTCGATCGCCACGCTCATGTCGAACGAGCACTTCCACGACATCGCCTACAAGGCGGACGATCGGCGCGAGCTGCTGTCCGCGATCAACGAGTTCCTGGACGACTCGATCGTGCTGCCGCCGGGCAAATGGGAACGGCAGGCACTGTTGCCGTTCGAGGAGCTGAAGGCGAAGAGCGACATGATCCGGCTGCGCAAGAAGAAAGCGCTGGACGAGAAGATCAAGAGCAAGCAGTCGCAGCTGCTGACGAgcgaggaggaaaagaagcTGCTGGCGGCAGCTGGCGGTGCGGGcgacggtggtggcggcggcgatgGGAAGAAGCCACCCAAAAACCCGCTGGAAAAGACGAACCGCCTGTGGGGCGGCCTGATCAACGACATCAAGCGCCGCTACCCGATGTACAAGAGCGACATCATGGACGGGCTGAACACGGAAACGCTGGCGGCGACCATCTTCATGTACTTTGCCGCCCTGTCGACGGCCATCACGTTCGGGGGGCTGTCCTCGGACAAGACGCACAACCTGATCGGCATCTCGGAAACGCTCGTGTCGGCCTCGATGGTGGGGCTGGTGTTTCATCTGCTCGCGGGACAGCCGTTGGTCATTATCGGCACGACtggaccgctgctgctgttcgacgAAGCGCTGAACCAGTTCTGCATCTCGAACGACTTCAGCTTTCTCACGGTGCGGGTGTACGTGGGGTGCTGGCTGGCGGTGATTGCGCTGGTTGTGTCCGCGTTCGAGGGCAGCGTGTACGTGCGGCTGTTCACGCGCTTCACGCAGGAAATCTTCTCCGCGCTCATCACGCTGATCTACATCGTCGAGACGGTGATGAAGCTGCTGTCCGTGTACAAGCGTCATCCCCTGTTGGCGGAGTACCTGTACAAGAACGTCACCGAGCCACAGCCGCTCCCGATGCCCTACCTGGAGGAGGAGCGCAACGGAACGACTCCCACCTCCGAGCTGCTGGCCGAGAGTCTAACAACGGCCGTGAACGGTACGATCGCAATGGCGCAGGACGCGGCCAATCTGCTCATCCCGGAAGACGGCACCGGGCCACTGAACCGACCCAACACGGCCCTCTTCTGCACCATCCTCACGCTCGGCACGTTCTCGCTGGCCTACTATCTGAAGCTGTTCCGCAACTCCCACTTCCTGGGGCGTAACGCCCGCCGTGCCCTCGGTGACTTCGGTGTGCCGATCTCGATCGCGCTGTTCGTGCTGGTCGACTACATGATCCCGCAGGTGTACACGGAGAAGCTAAGCGTACCGGAGGGCCTGTCGCCGAGCGATGAAACGCGCCGCGGATGGATCATTCCGCTCGGTGGCGTTCCCGGCTGGATGCCATTTGTTGCCGGCATTCCCGCCCTGCTGGTGTACATCCTGATCTTCATGGAGACGCACATCTCCGAGCTGATCGTGGACAAGCCCGAGCGGGGGCTGAAGAAGGGCTCGGGCCTGCACATGGACATTGTGCTGCTGTGCTTCCTGAACACCGTCTGCGGGTTCTTCGGTATGCCGTGGCACTGTGCCGCCACCGTACGGTCGGTGACGCACGTGTCTGCCGTCACCATCATGTCGAG AACACACGCCCCCGGAGACGCTCCACACATTACGGACGTGAAGGAGCAAAGAATATCGGGCTTCTTCGTGTCGCTTATGGTCGGGCTGTCCGTAACGATGGCTCCAATTTTGCGCCTCATCCCGATGTCCGTACTGTTCGGTGTGTTCCTGTACATGGGCATTGCTTCCATGAGCGGTGTGCAGTTCTTCGAGCG ATTGCGGCTGTACCTGATGCCGGTGAAGCATCATCCACAAGTGCCATTCGTGCGCCGCGTCCCGACCTGGAAGATGCACCTGTTCACCTTCGTGCAGATACTGGCGCTGGCCATGCTGTGGGCGGTCAAGTCGTCCCCGTTCTCGCTCGCCTTCCCCTTCTTCCTGATCATGATGGTACCGATCCGGAAGCAGCTGGAGAGCATCTTTTCGCCCCTGGAGTTGCGTGCC CTCGATGGAAGCCAACCGAACGAAGGCGCAGAGGATGAGCCCGATTTCTACGAGCAAGCTCCCATCCCTGCTTAA
- the LOC1276784 gene encoding band 3 anion transport protein isoform X10, whose protein sequence is MSKIIPILKFKAKGFLTSNDDPNEVHLDDEIERVFGTTAEKERFELNRLQDEVILDNSPLKYDEAHRVPDSADATSSASNNNNNNNNSSSTISNNKPSASSNEQQGRSKPVAASPPTTTPTSPISFSSKSEPTDTKLSSTANNTTLADNTSNDFSETVHDEPVVDQGTVQGEQWDTSARRNVHFDKDNKGAPIEGLPLEDTNEERRRRTERHHPHKSRKFSLQEYHPEWRRQSGTEGGPTGRRISVQPEDATLQEADIDELTSHRSDDPRALRRHKVSAQSGASLVNINRKEAAPPLQHLLPSSKYKKMYDHSPHEVFVQLDELTGSGEDREWKETARWIKYEEDVEEGADRWGRPHVASLSFHSLLNLRRCLETGVVLMDLEEKDLPSVAYRVVEQMVVDELIHEDDKAVIMRALLLRHRHVNESSHGGFSFGPKRKYSSYTSLQSVDDKKPRIVPATEINGHGGGHGETRINISEETYTSSQEDIKMRTQKESILKRIPEGAEATTVLVGAVDFLEQPTIAFVRLAEGIPMPSITEVPIPVRFLFILLGPQKTELDYHEVGRSIATLMSNEHFHDIAYKADDRRELLSAINEFLDDSIVLPPGKWERQALLPFEELKAKSDMIRLRKKKALDEKIKSKQSQLLTSEEEKKLLAAAGGAGDGGGGGDGKKPPKNPLEKTNRLWGGLINDIKRRYPMYKSDIMDGLNTETLAATIFMYFAALSTAITFGGLSSDKTHNLIGISETLVSASMVGLVFHLLAGQPLVIIGTTGPLLLFDEALNQFCISNDFSFLTVRVYVGCWLAVIALVVSAFEGSVYVRLFTRFTQEIFSALITLIYIVETVMKLLSVYKRHPLLAEYLYKNVTEPQPLPMPYLEEERNGTTPTSELLAESLTTAVNGTIAMAQDAANLLIPEDGTGPLNRPNTALFCTILTLGTFSLAYYLKLFRNSHFLGRNARRALGDFGVPISIALFVLVDYMIPQVYTEKLSVPEGLSPSDETRRGWIIPLGGVPGWMPFVAGIPALLVYILIFMETHISELIVDKPERGLKKGSGLHMDIVLLCFLNTVCGFFGMPWHCAATVRSVTHVSAVTIMSRTHAPGDAPHITDVKEQRISGFFVSLMVGLSVTMAPILRLIPMSVLFGVFLYMGIASMSGVQFFERLRLYLMPVKHHPQVPFVRRVPTWKMHLFTFVQILALAMLWAVKSSPFSLAFPFFLIMMVPIRKQLESIFSPLELRALDGSQPNEGAEDEPDFYEQAPIPA, encoded by the exons ATGAGCAAAATAATTccgattttaaaattcaaagcCAAAGGATTTTTG ACAAGCAACGATGACCCGAACGAGGTCCACCTGGACGACGAAATCGAGCGCGTGTTCGGTACGACCGCCGAGAAGGAACGTTTCGAACTGAACCGGCTGCAGGACGAAGTCATCCTGGACAACTCGCCGCTCAAGTACGACGAAGCGCACCGCGTCCCGGACAGCGCGGACGCCACGTCCAGtgcgagcaacaacaacaacaacaacaacaacagcagcagcaccatcagcaacaacaagcCCTCCGCCAGCAGCAATGAGCAGCAGGGCCGCAGCAAGCCGGTTGCGGCGTCACCGCCGACCACCACCCCGACCAGCCCGATCTCGTTCTCGTCCAAGAGCGAGCCGACCGACACGAAACTCTCGTCCACCGCGAACAACACCACGCTAGCGGACAACACGTCGAACGATTTCAGCGAAACCGTGCACGACGAGCCGGTGGTCGATCAGGGCACGGTGCAGGGCGAACAGTGG GACACCAGCGCCAGAAGGAATGTGCACTTTGACAAAGACAACAAGGGAGCGCCGATCGAGGGTTTGCCGCTAGAGGACACTAACGAGGAGCGCCGGCGGCGTACCGA ACGGCATCATCCGCACAAATCGCGGAAGTTTTCGCTGCAAGAGTACCACCCCGAATGGCGACGGCAGAGCGGTACCGAGGGTGGCCCGACCGGGCGCCGCATCTCGGTCCAGCCAGAGGATGCGACGCTGCAGGAGGCCGACATCGACGAGCTGACGTCGCACCGGTCGGACGATCCGCGGGCCCTGCGCCGCCACAAGGTCAGTGCCCAGTCGGGCGCGTCGCTGGTGAACATCAACCGGAAGGAGGCGGCGCCGCCGCTCCAGCACCTGCTGCCCTCGAGCAAGTACAAGAAGATGTACGACCACAGCCCGCACGAGGTGTTCGTGCAGCTGGACGAGCTGACGGGCAGCGGGGAGGACCGGGAGTGGAAGGAGACGGCCCGCTGGATCAAGTACGAGGAGGACGTGGAGGAGGGCGCGGACCGGTGGGGCCGGCCGCACGTCGCCTCCCTGTCGTTCCACTCGCTGCTCAATCTGCGCCGCTGCCTCGAGACGGGCGTCGTGCTGATGGACCTGGAGGAGAAGGATCTGCCCTCGGTGGCGTACCGCGTGGTGGAGCAG ATGGTCGTTGATGAGCTGATCCACGAGGATGATAAGGCGGTCATCATGcgagcgctgctgctgcgccatcGCCACGTCAACGAAAGCTCGCACGGTGGATTTTCCTTCGGGCCGAAGCGGAAGTACAGCAGCTACACGAGCCTGCAG AGTGTGGATGACAAGAAGCCACGCATCGTACCGGCGACCGAGATCAACGGGCACGGCGGTGGCCACGGTGAGACGCGCATCAACATCAGCGAGGAAACGTACACCTCCTCGCAGGAGGACATCAAGATGCGCACGCAGAAGGAATCCATCCTGAAGCGCATCCCCGAGGGGGCGGAAGCGACGACCGTCCTCGTCGGTGCGGTCGACTTTCTCGAGCAGCCCACGATCGCGTTCGTCCGCCTGGCGGAAGGTATCCCGATGCCCAGCATTACGGAGGTCCCGATCCCGGTGCGCTTCCTGTTCATTCTGCTCGGGCCGCAGAAGACGGAGCTGGACTACCACGAGGTCGGCCGGTCGATCGCCACGCTCATGTCGAACGAGCACTTCCACGACATCGCCTACAAGGCGGACGATCGGCGCGAGCTGCTGTCCGCGATCAACGAGTTCCTGGACGACTCGATCGTGCTGCCGCCGGGCAAATGGGAACGGCAGGCACTGTTGCCGTTCGAGGAGCTGAAGGCGAAGAGCGACATGATCCGGCTGCGCAAGAAGAAAGCGCTGGACGAGAAGATCAAGAGCAAGCAGTCGCAGCTGCTGACGAgcgaggaggaaaagaagcTGCTGGCGGCAGCTGGCGGTGCGGGcgacggtggtggcggcggcgatgGGAAGAAGCCACCCAAAAACCCGCTGGAAAAGACGAACCGCCTGTGGGGCGGCCTGATCAACGACATCAAGCGCCGCTACCCGATGTACAAGAGCGACATCATGGACGGGCTGAACACGGAAACGCTGGCGGCGACCATCTTCATGTACTTTGCCGCCCTGTCGACGGCCATCACGTTCGGGGGGCTGTCCTCGGACAAGACGCACAACCTGATCGGCATCTCGGAAACGCTCGTGTCGGCCTCGATGGTGGGGCTGGTGTTTCATCTGCTCGCGGGACAGCCGTTGGTCATTATCGGCACGACtggaccgctgctgctgttcgacgAAGCGCTGAACCAGTTCTGCATCTCGAACGACTTCAGCTTTCTCACGGTGCGGGTGTACGTGGGGTGCTGGCTGGCGGTGATTGCGCTGGTTGTGTCCGCGTTCGAGGGCAGCGTGTACGTGCGGCTGTTCACGCGCTTCACGCAGGAAATCTTCTCCGCGCTCATCACGCTGATCTACATCGTCGAGACGGTGATGAAGCTGCTGTCCGTGTACAAGCGTCATCCCCTGTTGGCGGAGTACCTGTACAAGAACGTCACCGAGCCACAGCCGCTCCCGATGCCCTACCTGGAGGAGGAGCGCAACGGAACGACTCCCACCTCCGAGCTGCTGGCCGAGAGTCTAACAACGGCCGTGAACGGTACGATCGCAATGGCGCAGGACGCGGCCAATCTGCTCATCCCGGAAGACGGCACCGGGCCACTGAACCGACCCAACACGGCCCTCTTCTGCACCATCCTCACGCTCGGCACGTTCTCGCTGGCCTACTATCTGAAGCTGTTCCGCAACTCCCACTTCCTGGGGCGTAACGCCCGCCGTGCCCTCGGTGACTTCGGTGTGCCGATCTCGATCGCGCTGTTCGTGCTGGTCGACTACATGATCCCGCAGGTGTACACGGAGAAGCTAAGCGTACCGGAGGGCCTGTCGCCGAGCGATGAAACGCGCCGCGGATGGATCATTCCGCTCGGTGGCGTTCCCGGCTGGATGCCATTTGTTGCCGGCATTCCCGCCCTGCTGGTGTACATCCTGATCTTCATGGAGACGCACATCTCCGAGCTGATCGTGGACAAGCCCGAGCGGGGGCTGAAGAAGGGCTCGGGCCTGCACATGGACATTGTGCTGCTGTGCTTCCTGAACACCGTCTGCGGGTTCTTCGGTATGCCGTGGCACTGTGCCGCCACCGTACGGTCGGTGACGCACGTGTCTGCCGTCACCATCATGTCGAG AACACACGCCCCCGGAGACGCTCCACACATTACGGACGTGAAGGAGCAAAGAATATCGGGCTTCTTCGTGTCGCTTATGGTCGGGCTGTCCGTAACGATGGCTCCAATTTTGCGCCTCATCCCGATGTCCGTACTGTTCGGTGTGTTCCTGTACATGGGCATTGCTTCCATGAGCGGTGTGCAGTTCTTCGAGCG ATTGCGGCTGTACCTGATGCCGGTGAAGCATCATCCACAAGTGCCATTCGTGCGCCGCGTCCCGACCTGGAAGATGCACCTGTTCACCTTCGTGCAGATACTGGCGCTGGCCATGCTGTGGGCGGTCAAGTCGTCCCCGTTCTCGCTCGCCTTCCCCTTCTTCCTGATCATGATGGTACCGATCCGGAAGCAGCTGGAGAGCATCTTTTCGCCCCTGGAGTTGCGTGCC CTCGATGGAAGCCAACCGAACGAAGGCGCAGAGGATGAGCCCGATTTCTACGAGCAAGCTCCCATCCCTGCTTAA